The following proteins are co-located in the Candidatus Zixiibacteriota bacterium genome:
- a CDS encoding DUF3473 domain-containing protein has translation MKNILSFDIEEYFQVSGLEAGVDRAGWDKYESRVEKSTQIILRILLTKNVKATFFVLGWIAERYKELIKEIAEQGHEIACHGYDHKLIYNMPSDQFRDDIKRTIDILESVTGRKIQGYRAPSFSISADDIERFKILSRLGITYDSSLFPMKHFRYGKAQSIPLKPFDIKNGDRVILKEFPITVVEFLGKRIPAGGGGYFRLFPNWFLNRNFKKVNNDNRPVIIYLHPWEFDPNQPKISGAGYGNTFRHYLNIDKTKSKLEMVLDRLEFGSFQDYIQSLSK, from the coding sequence ATGAAAAACATTTTAAGTTTCGATATTGAGGAGTATTTTCAAGTTTCCGGGTTGGAGGCTGGCGTTGACCGGGCTGGTTGGGATAAGTATGAATCGAGGGTAGAAAAAAGTACCCAAATAATCTTACGGATATTACTAACAAAAAACGTAAAAGCTACATTCTTTGTTCTGGGCTGGATTGCCGAAAGATATAAAGAGCTGATTAAAGAAATCGCCGAGCAGGGACATGAAATTGCCTGTCATGGCTACGACCATAAGCTGATATATAATATGCCATCCGACCAGTTTCGTGATGATATCAAGCGAACTATTGATATATTGGAATCTGTTACCGGCAGGAAAATACAGGGTTATCGGGCGCCGAGTTTCTCTATTTCGGCGGATGATATCGAACGCTTTAAAATCTTATCCAGACTGGGGATTACATACGATTCATCGCTATTCCCTATGAAACATTTTCGCTATGGCAAAGCGCAGTCTATACCGTTAAAACCGTTTGATATTAAAAACGGGGACAGGGTTATTTTAAAGGAGTTTCCAATAACTGTCGTTGAGTTTCTGGGAAAGCGGATTCCTGCCGGCGGCGGCGGTTATTTTCGATTATTTCCCAACTGGTTTCTTAACCGTAATTTTAAAAAAGTAAATAATGATAACAGACCGGTTATAATTTATCTTCACCCTTGGGAATTTGACCCTAATCAGCCAAAAATATCCGGGGCAGGTTATGGCAACACTTTCAGGCATTATTTGAATATAGACAAGACTAAGTCCAAACTGGAAATGGTTTTAGACAGGCTTGAGTTTGGTTCGTTTCAAGATTATATACAATCGCTATCAAAATAA
- a CDS encoding outer membrane beta-barrel protein: protein MCKRLVLILVVIIMVPGQIFAQKAGSFIASIDIGLTAPVGDFSTDTTLKSESGFGFGGELRYALLNNLSLGPFFKYYRFGSSSQSSSGSISYNFVQYGGLIRLNVYNVNDGKLYIVGGGGAFKPNAHSWSREQIKNESFESDIFFTAGLGLCSNPYAKTIYEFEVLYNTGNADWNRITYEGEELNSNHNFDFIYLCMKISFNTGGETAPPRY, encoded by the coding sequence ATGTGTAAGCGCTTAGTTTTGATTCTCGTTGTAATTATCATGGTTCCCGGGCAAATTTTCGCGCAAAAAGCAGGCAGTTTTATTGCCAGCATTGATATTGGATTAACCGCTCCAGTCGGTGATTTCTCTACTGATACAACCTTGAAAAGCGAATCCGGATTTGGTTTTGGCGGCGAGCTAAGATATGCGCTGCTTAATAATCTTTCTCTGGGTCCTTTTTTTAAATACTATAGATTTGGCTCATCGTCTCAAAGTTCATCGGGCAGCATCAGTTATAATTTTGTGCAATATGGCGGATTAATCAGACTTAATGTTTATAATGTCAACGATGGGAAATTGTATATTGTTGGCGGAGGCGGCGCCTTTAAGCCAAATGCTCATAGCTGGTCGCGCGAACAAATAAAGAATGAATCTTTTGAATCCGATATATTTTTCACGGCTGGTTTAGGTTTATGTTCTAATCCTTACGCTAAAACTATATATGAATTTGAAGTGCTGTATAATACCGGTAATGCTGATTGGAATAGAATAACCTATGAAGGCGAAGAATTGAACAGCAATCATAATTTCGATTTTATATATCTTTGTATGAAAATATCATTTAATACCGGCGGAGAAACAGCGCCGCCGCGATATTAA
- a CDS encoding 4Fe-4S binding protein: MAYIINDECILCDVCISECPENAIIIGDPKYVIIAELCTDCGNCAEVCPVEACQPEEIND, translated from the coding sequence GTGGCTTATATTATAAATGATGAGTGCATTTTATGTGATGTCTGCATATCCGAATGTCCCGAAAACGCTATAATTATCGGCGACCCTAAGTATGTTATTATTGCGGAGTTATGCACTGATTGCGGAAATTGCGCCGAGGTTTGTCCGGTTGAAGCTTGTCAACCGGAAGAGATTAATGATTAG